From the Brassica napus cultivar Da-Ae chromosome A8, Da-Ae, whole genome shotgun sequence genome, one window contains:
- the LOC106362398 gene encoding ergosterol biosynthetic protein 28, whose protein sequence is MKGLGYWLMVVGSLRLASVWFGFFNIWALRLAVFSQTTMSEVHGRTFGVWTLLTCTLCFLCAFNPENKPLYLATFLSFIYALGHFLTEYLFYHTMTIANLSTVAFFAGTSIVWMLWEWRSLDKPPSKLA, encoded by the exons ATGAAGGGGTTAGGGTATTGGCTAATGGTGGTTGGTTCACTGAGACTAgcttcggtttggtttggtttcttcAACATTTGGGCTCTTCGTCTCGCCGTCTTCTCTCAGACCACCA TGAGTGAAGTTCATGGACGTACATTTGGAGTATGGACACTATTGACCTGCACTCTTTGCTTTCTTTGTGCATTCAACCCCGAAAACAAACCGTTATACTTGGCTACCTTTCTCTCGTTTATCTACGCCTTAGGCCATTTTCTGACTGAATACCTCTTCTACCATACCATGACCATCGCCAATCTCTCAACCGTGGCCTTCTTTGCAG GCACATCGATTGTGTGGATGCTCTGGGAGTGGAGATCCCTTGACAAACCGCCCTCCAAACTTGCTTAA